In the Candidatus Omnitrophota bacterium genome, one interval contains:
- the nadD gene encoding nicotinate-nucleotide adenylyltransferase — protein sequence MMRIGILGGTFNPIHIGHLILADEALSKLKLDKVVFVPSYMPPHKSVETGIKPQDRLKMVELAIGDNPSFEVSNFEIGRKKTSYSIDTLKEFRAKHGDDVQLYFITGSDLLKDLFSWKSVNDIFKISKFIVANRPGYPVKDVPKEVETVVITPIEVSSEDIRRRLKAGKSIRYLVPEKVRSYIIERGLYK from the coding sequence ATGATGAGAATCGGGATACTCGGAGGGACATTTAATCCGATCCATATAGGGCATCTTATACTGGCTGATGAAGCTCTCTCAAAGTTAAAGCTGGATAAGGTGGTCTTCGTCCCGTCGTATATGCCGCCCCACAAGAGTGTCGAAACCGGCATTAAGCCTCAGGACCGCCTCAAGATGGTCGAACTTGCGATAGGGGATAATCCGTCTTTCGAGGTCTCGAATTTTGAAATAGGCCGGAAGAAGACATCATATTCCATTGATACCCTGAAAGAGTTTCGCGCCAAACATGGCGACGACGTCCAGCTATATTTCATAACGGGCTCGGACCTTCTAAAGGACCTGTTCTCATGGAAGAGCGTTAACGATATATTCAAGATATCTAAATTCATAGTCGCCAACCGCCCGGGATATCCCGTGAAGGATGTTCCTAAAGAGGTGGAGACCGTAGTGATAACGCCCATCGAGGTGTCGTCCGAGGATATACGGAGGCGCCTCAAGGCCGGAAAGTCCATAAGATACCTTGTGCCGGAAAAGGTGCGCAGTTATATCATTGAGC